Proteins from one Aureimonas sp. SA4125 genomic window:
- the mepA gene encoding penicillin-insensitive murein endopeptidase: MKLAYVAGWAALLGMGLLPLPAAAQSVPAKELFGAVERPAALRTQSLGSYAKGCIAGAVELPADGPHWQSMRLSRNRHWGHPNLVAFLDRFAQRAVAETGWPGLLVGDLSQPRGGPMPSGHASHQIGLDVDIWAQPMPAQRLTAGQREDFPFRSVLRKGTLQVDERTWDDRYGRLIRLAAESPEVQRIFVHPGVKRKLCQVAGRDRSWLAKVRPMYGHDEHFHIRLFCQAGSPGCQPQEPVVAKDGCDDLDYWFNVALKPPKPGAKPWKRPAPMTMAALPKACQTVLAAADGGPRQVAPAAPTLAAMAPDGGTSFPPLPGAVPIPAPRPLP; the protein is encoded by the coding sequence ATGAAGCTTGCATATGTCGCGGGATGGGCCGCGCTGCTGGGCATGGGACTTCTCCCCCTTCCCGCCGCCGCCCAGAGCGTTCCGGCCAAGGAGCTCTTCGGCGCCGTGGAAAGACCGGCGGCGCTCCGTACCCAGAGCCTCGGCTCCTACGCCAAGGGCTGCATCGCGGGCGCGGTGGAACTGCCGGCCGACGGGCCGCACTGGCAGTCCATGCGGCTGTCGCGCAACCGCCATTGGGGCCATCCGAACCTTGTCGCCTTCCTCGATAGGTTCGCGCAGCGGGCGGTCGCCGAGACCGGCTGGCCGGGTCTTCTCGTCGGCGACCTCAGCCAGCCGCGCGGCGGACCCATGCCCTCCGGCCACGCATCGCACCAGATCGGCCTCGACGTGGACATCTGGGCCCAGCCCATGCCGGCCCAGCGCCTGACCGCGGGCCAGCGCGAGGACTTTCCCTTCCGCTCGGTCCTGCGCAAGGGCACGCTCCAGGTCGACGAGCGGACCTGGGACGACCGCTATGGCCGGCTGATCCGGCTCGCCGCCGAGAGCCCCGAGGTGCAGCGTATCTTCGTCCATCCCGGGGTGAAGCGGAAGCTCTGCCAGGTCGCCGGCCGCGACCGTTCCTGGCTCGCCAAGGTGCGGCCGATGTACGGGCATGACGAGCATTTCCACATCCGCCTGTTCTGTCAGGCCGGCTCGCCCGGCTGCCAGCCACAGGAGCCCGTGGTGGCGAAGGACGGCTGCGACGATCTCGACTACTGGTTCAATGTCGCGCTGAAGCCGCCGAAGCCCGGCGCCAAGCCTTGGAAGCGACCGGCGCCGATGACGATGGCGGCGCTGCCGAAGGCGTGCCAGACCGTGCTGGCGGCAGCCGATGGCGGCCCGCGCCAGGTTGCGCCGGCGGCCCCCACGCTCGCCGCCATGGCGCCCGACGGCGGAACCAGTTTCCCGCCTCTACCCGGTGCCGTGCCGATCCCCGCGCCGCGGCCGCTGCCGTGA
- the pheS gene encoding phenylalanine--tRNA ligase subunit alpha, which translates to MTDLTALETRLTQAIEAAGDEAGLEAVRLGALGKKGEISELLKGLGKMSPDERREEGPKLNGLRDRVQAALAGRREALADVAITARLKAETVDVSLPVRASPASRGRIHPISQVIDEITAIFADMGFAIAEGPDIETDHYNFTALNFPEGHPAREMHDTFFLAPDENGERKLLRTHTSPVQIHTMEKQKPPIRIVIPGKTYRQDSDATHTPMFHQVEGLVIDRTANVANMKWVLTEFCKTFFEVDSLAMRFRPSFFPFTEPSLEVDIQCDRSGSEIRFGEGTDWLEILGCGMVHPNVLRGVGLDPAEYQGFAWGMGIDRIAMLKYGMPDLRDFFEADVRWIEHYGFRPLDVPTLFGGLSN; encoded by the coding sequence GTGACCGATCTGACGGCGCTTGAGACGAGATTGACGCAGGCGATCGAGGCCGCCGGCGACGAGGCCGGGCTCGAGGCGGTGCGCCTCGGCGCGCTCGGCAAGAAGGGCGAGATCTCCGAGCTCCTGAAGGGCCTCGGCAAGATGAGTCCGGACGAGCGCCGCGAGGAAGGGCCGAAGCTGAACGGCCTGCGCGATCGCGTCCAGGCGGCACTGGCCGGGCGCCGCGAGGCGCTGGCGGACGTCGCCATCACAGCCCGGCTGAAGGCCGAGACGGTCGACGTTTCGCTGCCGGTGCGCGCCTCGCCCGCTTCGCGCGGCCGCATCCATCCGATCAGCCAGGTCATCGACGAGATCACCGCCATCTTCGCCGACATGGGTTTCGCCATCGCCGAGGGGCCCGACATCGAGACCGACCACTACAACTTCACGGCGCTGAACTTTCCCGAAGGCCATCCCGCCCGCGAGATGCACGACACCTTCTTCCTCGCGCCGGACGAAAACGGCGAGCGCAAGCTTCTGCGCACTCACACCTCGCCGGTGCAGATCCACACCATGGAGAAGCAGAAGCCGCCGATCCGCATCGTCATCCCCGGCAAGACCTACCGGCAGGATTCCGACGCGACGCATACGCCGATGTTCCACCAGGTCGAGGGCCTCGTCATCGACAGGACGGCCAATGTCGCCAACATGAAATGGGTGCTGACCGAGTTCTGCAAGACCTTCTTCGAGGTCGATAGCCTCGCCATGCGCTTCCGCCCCTCCTTCTTCCCCTTCACCGAGCCGAGCCTCGAGGTCGACATCCAGTGCGACCGCTCGGGCTCGGAAATTCGCTTCGGCGAGGGCACGGACTGGCTCGAGATCCTGGGCTGCGGCATGGTGCACCCGAATGTCCTCCGGGGCGTCGGGCTCGATCCGGCGGAATATCAGGGCTTTGCCTGGGGCATGGGCATCGACCGCATCGCCATGCTGAAATACGGCATGCCGGACCTGCGCGACTTCTTCGAGGCCGACGTGCGCTGGATCGAACACTACGGGTTTCGCCCGCTCGACGTGCCGACGCTGTTCGGCGGCTTGAGCAACTGA
- a CDS encoding thioredoxin family protein yields MIPLSRLAGAIAAASFAVTAVTAFAAETRPYDAQSFAAAQAAGSPIVVEISAPWCPTCKAQKPIIENLAKSDAYKDLVIFEVDFDSQKDAVRSLDARMQSTLIAFDGDKETARSVGDTKPDSIAALFQSAIAQ; encoded by the coding sequence ATGATCCCGCTGTCCCGTCTCGCCGGCGCCATCGCCGCAGCGAGTTTCGCCGTCACCGCCGTCACCGCCTTCGCCGCCGAGACCCGCCCCTATGACGCCCAGAGCTTCGCCGCGGCGCAAGCGGCCGGTTCGCCGATCGTCGTCGAGATCAGCGCCCCCTGGTGCCCGACCTGCAAGGCGCAGAAGCCGATCATCGAGAACCTGGCGAAAAGCGATGCCTACAAGGACCTCGTCATCTTCGAGGTCGATTTCGACAGCCAGAAGGACGCCGTGCGCAGCCTGGACGCCCGGATGCAGTCGACGCTGATCGCCTTCGACGGCGACAAGGAGACCGCCCGTTCGGTCGGCGACACCAAGCCGGACTCGATCGCGGCGTTGTTCCAGAGCGCCATCGCGCAATAG
- a CDS encoding ABC transporter ATP-binding protein, which yields MKKQKISLSDPQERGLVLRLLKRVFAENGRDYIGQYAIAVACLVVVSAATAFLAWIMRDVIDEIFVEQNRAVLFTLPLAVFASFLLRGIATYFQGVILSRIGNNIVARYQRRLFAHLTELSVDFFGENRSAHLAARINQNVSGIRDTLNLTVTSIARDLLTLVFLIGVMIVQDPVLSAIALLAGPPIAFMIASLARKLRVATRQSIDLNARVLASMQETAQGITVVKAFTMEETLRGRIEKLILAAEERSNRIAAITERSGPVTETVAGIAIAAVIGYSGYRAIAYGYSPGSMFAFITALLLAYDPARRLAKLQVQLERALVNAQMIYEILDLKPRQPDAPGAPALSVASGEVVFENVVFGYHPGEPVLKGLSFTAPAGATTALIGASGGGKSTVIALLQRFYDSWEGRILVDGQDIAGVTKASLRGNIAYVSQQPYLFEGTIRDNIRYGRPDATDAEIEEAAALAQATEFIVTQPKGFDTPLGENGTSLSGGQRQRLSIARALVRQAPILLLDEATSALDTRSETLVQAALETVMKGRTTIVVAHRLSTIVGADQILVVDGGEVVEQGTHRELLGRTEGLYSSFHGMQGAARSAAG from the coding sequence GTGAAAAAGCAGAAGATTTCCCTGTCCGATCCCCAGGAACGCGGCCTCGTGCTGCGTCTTCTGAAGCGGGTCTTCGCCGAGAACGGGCGAGACTATATCGGCCAGTACGCCATTGCCGTGGCCTGCCTCGTCGTGGTGTCGGCCGCGACGGCATTTCTCGCCTGGATCATGCGCGACGTCATCGACGAGATTTTTGTCGAGCAGAACCGTGCCGTCCTCTTCACCCTGCCGCTGGCCGTCTTCGCATCCTTTCTCCTGCGCGGCATCGCCACCTATTTCCAGGGCGTGATCCTCTCGCGAATCGGCAACAACATCGTCGCCCGCTACCAGCGCCGGCTGTTTGCTCATCTCACCGAGCTCTCCGTCGACTTCTTCGGAGAGAACCGGTCGGCGCATCTGGCCGCCCGCATCAACCAGAACGTCTCGGGCATCCGCGACACGCTGAACCTCACCGTCACCTCGATTGCCCGCGATCTCTTGACGCTCGTCTTCCTGATCGGCGTGATGATCGTCCAGGACCCGGTCCTGTCGGCGATCGCGCTTCTGGCCGGCCCGCCCATCGCCTTCATGATCGCGAGCCTGGCCCGCAAGCTGCGCGTCGCCACGCGCCAGTCGATCGACCTCAATGCCCGCGTCCTCGCCTCGATGCAGGAGACCGCCCAGGGCATTACCGTGGTCAAGGCCTTCACCATGGAGGAGACGCTGCGGGGCCGGATCGAAAAGCTGATCCTGGCCGCCGAGGAGCGCTCGAACCGGATCGCGGCGATCACCGAGCGCTCGGGACCGGTGACCGAGACCGTCGCCGGCATCGCGATCGCCGCCGTCATCGGCTATTCCGGCTACCGCGCCATCGCCTACGGCTATTCGCCCGGCTCGATGTTCGCCTTCATCACCGCCCTCCTCCTCGCCTACGATCCGGCACGGCGGCTGGCAAAGCTCCAGGTCCAGCTCGAGCGGGCGCTGGTCAACGCGCAGATGATCTACGAAATTCTCGACCTGAAGCCGCGCCAGCCGGACGCGCCGGGTGCCCCCGCGCTGTCGGTCGCGAGCGGCGAAGTGGTCTTCGAGAATGTCGTCTTCGGCTACCATCCGGGCGAACCGGTGCTGAAGGGGCTGAGTTTCACCGCCCCGGCCGGCGCGACGACGGCACTCATCGGGGCCTCGGGCGGCGGCAAGTCGACCGTCATCGCCCTCCTGCAGCGCTTCTACGACAGCTGGGAAGGCCGCATCCTCGTCGACGGACAGGACATCGCCGGCGTCACCAAGGCCTCGCTGCGCGGCAATATCGCCTATGTCTCGCAACAGCCCTACCTGTTCGAAGGCACGATCCGCGACAATATACGTTATGGCCGGCCCGATGCGACGGACGCCGAGATCGAGGAAGCCGCAGCGCTCGCCCAGGCGACGGAGTTCATCGTGACCCAGCCCAAGGGCTTCGACACGCCGCTCGGCGAGAACGGCACCAGCCTGTCCGGCGGCCAGCGCCAGCGCCTGTCGATCGCCCGCGCTCTGGTGCGACAGGCGCCCATCCTTCTCCTCGACGAGGCGACCTCGGCCCTCGATACGCGCTCGGAGACGCTGGTTCAGGCGGCGCTGGAGACGGTGATGAAGGGGCGCACGACGATCGTCGTCGCGCACCGCCTGTCGACCATCGTCGGCGCCGACCAGATTCTCGTCGTCGACGGCGGCGAGGTGGTCGAGCAGGGGACGCACCGCGAGCTTCTCGGCCGCACCGAGGGGCTCTATTCGTCCTTTCACGGCATGCAGGGCGCCGCCCGGTCGGCAGCCGGCTAG
- a CDS encoding DUF2442 domain-containing protein produces the protein MTILEVEIETIRPVEAVCRDGALRVRLLDGRELQAPLWWYPRLAGADPAALVAVELSPMGLHCPTLDEDISIASILRGQKAPGAVPPLPAPPTPSTGS, from the coding sequence GTGACGATTTTGGAAGTTGAGATCGAGACCATCAGGCCGGTCGAAGCAGTGTGCCGTGACGGTGCGCTGCGCGTGCGGCTGCTGGATGGCCGCGAACTGCAGGCGCCGCTATGGTGGTACCCGCGTCTGGCGGGCGCCGACCCTGCCGCGTTGGTCGCGGTAGAGCTGTCGCCGATGGGCCTGCACTGTCCGACGCTGGACGAGGACATCTCGATCGCCAGCATCCTGCGAGGCCAGAAGGCGCCCGGTGCGGTTCCGCCACTGCCGGCTCCACCAACACCATCGACGGGGTCCTGA
- the dapB gene encoding 4-hydroxy-tetrahydrodipicolinate reductase, whose product MDEMRLVVVGAAGRMGRTLVALIGETKGVTLHAAVERPGAEAVGVDAGILAGAGSLGLAVTADLDAALSGADGIIDFTAPATSVALAARASAAGLVHVIGTTGCSAADDAAIARFAADGARIVKSGNMSLGVNLLAGLVELAARALPAGSVDIEIAEMHHRHKVDAPSGTALLLGKAAAAGRGVDLASVEVLSREGQTGARVPGAIGFAALRGGSVIGEHSVIFAADGERLELVHRAEDRSIFARGALSAALWAQGRPAGLYTMQDVLGLAAPRPA is encoded by the coding sequence ATGGACGAAATGAGGCTGGTGGTCGTCGGGGCGGCAGGACGCATGGGCCGGACGCTGGTTGCCCTGATCGGGGAGACCAAGGGTGTGACTCTGCACGCAGCCGTCGAGCGGCCGGGCGCAGAGGCGGTCGGGGTCGATGCCGGGATCCTCGCCGGCGCGGGGTCTCTCGGCCTCGCGGTGACCGCCGACCTCGATGCGGCACTCTCCGGGGCCGACGGCATCATCGACTTCACCGCACCCGCGACGAGCGTCGCGCTGGCGGCGCGGGCCTCCGCGGCGGGCCTCGTGCATGTCATCGGGACCACCGGCTGCTCGGCCGCGGACGATGCCGCGATCGCGCGGTTCGCCGCCGACGGGGCGCGCATCGTCAAATCCGGCAATATGAGCCTCGGCGTCAATCTTCTGGCGGGGCTCGTCGAACTCGCCGCGCGGGCGCTGCCGGCCGGGAGCGTCGACATCGAGATCGCCGAGATGCACCATCGCCACAAGGTCGACGCTCCTTCCGGCACGGCGCTGCTGCTCGGCAAGGCCGCCGCAGCCGGGCGCGGTGTCGATCTCGCCTCGGTGGAGGTGCTCTCGCGCGAAGGCCAGACCGGCGCGCGGGTTCCCGGCGCGATCGGCTTTGCCGCCTTGCGCGGCGGCTCGGTGATCGGCGAGCACAGCGTCATCTTCGCCGCCGACGGCGAGCGGCTGGAACTCGTCCACCGTGCGGAGGATCGCTCGATCTTCGCCCGCGGCGCCCTCAGCGCGGCGCTCTGGGCGCAGGGTCGCCCGGCCGGCCTCTACACCATGCAGGACGTCCTCGGACTTGCCGCGCCGCGGCCCGCCTGA
- the pheT gene encoding phenylalanine--tRNA ligase subunit beta produces the protein MKFTLSWLKDHLETEAPLAAIADKLTALGLEVDGIDDKAAMRPFTIARVISAERHPDADKLQVLMVDAGPAVNGGKPLQIVCGAPNARAGLVGVLGLPGTYVPGLDTTLGVGKIRGVESNGMMCSERELELSDEHNGIIDLPADAPVGAAFADYANLADPVIEIGLTPNRPDATGVHGIARDLAAAGLGTLKTPAVSAIPAAAPCPVSVTLDFPEGASLCRGFALRKVTGVTNGKSPDWMQKRLIAIGLRPISALVDITNYLTFDCGRPLHVFDARKVAGNLVVRSARAGEEILALDGKTYALAPGMCVIADDKGVESIAGIMGGEASGCDETTTEVLIESALWEPLNIARTGRALGIITDARYRFERGVDPDFMQPGLDRATQLVLEICGGTASEATVIAPPARATPTIRLPFTEVERLTGLASSADEQVGLLRRLGFAVTTDDAGADVVAPSWRPDIEGSADLVEEVMRLKGVDLIEPQPLARLGAVSRRILTTAQIRDKASRRALAARGMVETVTYSFIAEAPAKAFGGGSAALRLANPISADLSDMRPSLLPSLIAAATRNAARGHPDVALFEVSHVYASPEPEGQRRVAAGIRRGTAGSAGAGRSWNGHAEPVGVFDAKADALAALEAAGAPVANLQIERGASDWYHPGRSGRIKLGPKVVLAEFGEFHPRALKTLDAAGAFAGFEVFLGEIPEPKKKATRTKPVLSLSSFQPVRRDFAFVVDAGTEAQKIVRAAEGADRKLVSEVRVFDLFTGPSLGEGKLSVAIEVTLRPSEGTLTEEELEAVSARIVAQVAKATGGVLRG, from the coding sequence ATGAAGTTCACCCTGTCCTGGTTGAAGGACCATCTCGAGACCGAGGCGCCGCTGGCCGCGATCGCCGACAAGCTGACCGCGCTCGGCCTCGAAGTCGACGGCATCGACGACAAGGCGGCGATGCGGCCCTTCACGATCGCCCGCGTCATCAGCGCCGAGCGCCATCCCGATGCCGACAAGCTGCAGGTGCTGATGGTCGATGCCGGGCCCGCAGTGAACGGCGGCAAGCCGCTGCAGATCGTCTGCGGCGCGCCGAATGCCCGCGCCGGCCTCGTCGGCGTGCTCGGTCTCCCCGGCACCTACGTCCCCGGCCTCGACACGACGCTCGGCGTCGGCAAGATCCGCGGCGTCGAATCCAACGGCATGATGTGCTCGGAGCGCGAGCTCGAACTCTCCGACGAGCACAATGGCATCATCGACCTGCCGGCGGATGCGCCGGTCGGCGCCGCGTTCGCCGACTATGCCAACCTTGCCGATCCGGTGATCGAGATCGGCCTGACGCCGAACCGCCCGGACGCGACGGGCGTGCACGGCATCGCCCGCGATCTCGCCGCCGCCGGCCTCGGCACGCTGAAGACGCCGGCCGTCTCCGCCATCCCTGCCGCCGCCCCCTGTCCCGTCAGCGTGACGCTCGACTTCCCGGAGGGCGCAAGCCTCTGCCGCGGCTTTGCCCTGCGCAAGGTGACGGGGGTTACCAACGGCAAGTCGCCGGACTGGATGCAGAAGCGGCTGATCGCCATTGGCCTGCGCCCGATCAGCGCTCTCGTCGACATCACCAACTATCTCACCTTCGATTGCGGACGCCCGCTGCACGTCTTCGACGCCAGGAAGGTCGCCGGCAATCTCGTCGTCCGGTCGGCCCGGGCCGGCGAGGAGATCCTCGCCCTCGACGGCAAGACCTATGCGCTCGCGCCCGGCATGTGCGTCATCGCCGACGACAAGGGTGTGGAATCCATTGCCGGCATCATGGGCGGCGAGGCTTCCGGCTGCGACGAGACGACGACCGAGGTGCTGATCGAATCGGCACTGTGGGAGCCCTTGAACATCGCCCGCACCGGCCGCGCGCTCGGCATCATCACCGATGCGCGTTACCGCTTCGAACGCGGCGTCGACCCCGACTTCATGCAGCCGGGTCTCGACCGGGCGACGCAGCTGGTGCTGGAGATCTGCGGCGGCACGGCGTCGGAAGCGACGGTGATCGCGCCGCCTGCGCGGGCAACGCCGACGATCCGCCTTCCCTTCACCGAGGTCGAGCGGCTGACGGGCCTCGCCTCCTCCGCCGACGAGCAGGTGGGCCTCCTGCGCCGCCTCGGCTTTGCCGTGACGACCGACGATGCCGGCGCCGACGTCGTCGCGCCGAGCTGGCGGCCGGACATCGAGGGCAGCGCCGATCTCGTCGAGGAGGTGATGCGCCTCAAGGGCGTCGACCTGATCGAACCGCAGCCGCTGGCGCGCCTTGGCGCGGTGTCGCGTCGCATTCTGACCACGGCGCAGATCCGCGACAAGGCTTCGCGCCGCGCGCTGGCGGCCCGCGGCATGGTCGAGACCGTGACCTATTCCTTCATCGCCGAAGCGCCGGCAAAGGCGTTCGGCGGCGGGTCGGCGGCGCTGAGGCTTGCCAACCCGATCTCTGCCGACCTTTCCGACATGCGCCCCTCGCTGCTGCCGAGCCTGATCGCGGCGGCGACGCGCAATGCCGCGCGCGGCCATCCGGACGTCGCCTTGTTCGAGGTCAGCCACGTCTATGCCTCGCCGGAGCCGGAAGGCCAGCGCCGCGTCGCCGCCGGCATCCGCCGCGGCACGGCAGGAAGTGCCGGAGCCGGGCGCTCGTGGAACGGCCATGCCGAGCCGGTCGGCGTCTTCGACGCCAAGGCCGACGCGCTGGCCGCGCTCGAGGCCGCCGGCGCGCCGGTCGCGAACCTGCAGATCGAGCGGGGGGCGAGCGACTGGTATCATCCCGGCCGTTCCGGCCGCATCAAGCTCGGGCCGAAGGTCGTGCTCGCCGAGTTCGGCGAGTTTCACCCGCGTGCCCTGAAGACGCTGGACGCTGCGGGCGCCTTTGCCGGGTTCGAGGTCTTCCTCGGCGAGATCCCCGAGCCGAAGAAGAAGGCGACGCGCACCAAGCCCGTGCTGTCCCTCTCCAGCTTCCAGCCGGTCCGTCGCGATTTCGCCTTCGTCGTCGATGCCGGCACCGAGGCGCAGAAGATCGTGCGCGCCGCGGAAGGGGCCGACCGCAAGCTCGTTTCCGAGGTCCGGGTCTTCGATCTCTTCACCGGCCCCTCGCTCGGCGAGGGAAAACTGTCGGTGGCGATCGAGGTCACGCTGCGGCCGAGCGAGGGGACGCTGACCGAGGAGGAACTGGAGGCGGTCTCGGCAAGGATCGTCGCACAGGTCGCCAAGGCGACGGGTGGCGTGCTGCGCGGCTGA
- a CDS encoding 2,3-bisphosphoglycerate-dependent phosphoglycerate mutase produces the protein MTRTLVLVRHGQSEWNLKNLFTGWKDPDLTEKGVEEARVAGYRLKEYGLHFGTAFTSELFRAQRTLSILLEELGQPHIPTIRDAALNERDYGDLSGLNKDDARAKWGEEQVLIWRRSYDTAPPGGESLRDTGARVWPFYIHRILPKVLSGDNVVVAAHGNSLRSLVMALEGMSPADIVAEEISTGIPIVYRLNADSTVAEKTVLSH, from the coding sequence ATGACCCGTACCCTTGTCCTCGTCCGCCACGGCCAGAGCGAGTGGAATCTGAAGAACCTCTTCACCGGCTGGAAAGACCCCGACCTCACGGAGAAGGGCGTCGAGGAGGCGCGCGTCGCCGGCTATCGCCTGAAGGAATACGGGCTGCATTTCGGCACCGCCTTCACCAGCGAGCTGTTCCGCGCCCAGCGCACGCTCAGCATCCTCCTCGAGGAACTCGGCCAGCCGCACATCCCGACGATCCGCGACGCCGCCCTGAACGAGCGCGATTATGGCGACCTGTCGGGCCTCAACAAGGACGACGCCCGGGCGAAATGGGGCGAGGAGCAGGTGCTGATCTGGCGCCGCTCCTACGACACCGCCCCTCCCGGCGGCGAGAGCCTTCGCGATACCGGCGCGCGCGTCTGGCCCTTCTACATCCACCGCATCCTGCCGAAGGTCCTGTCGGGCGACAACGTCGTCGTCGCCGCGCACGGCAACTCGCTGCGCTCGCTGGTGATGGCGCTGGAAGGCATGTCGCCGGCCGACATCGTCGCCGAGGAGATCTCGACCGGCATTCCCATCGTCTACCGCCTGAACGCCGATTCGACCGTCGCCGAAAAAACCGTCCTCAGCCACTGA
- a CDS encoding glucokinase, with translation MSLTLDSGQALKFPILIGDIGGTNARFAILVDAFADPKTFPIAQTADYPTLDDAIQACVLDKTSLQPKSAVLAVAGPIDGNEIDLTNCPWVVRPRAMLETLGLSEIIVLNDFEAQALAVSSLPETSRQKIGGGVPHEGASRVVVGPGTGLGVAGLVRARKMWIPVAGEGGHVDLGPRSERDRAIWPHLKTIEGRVSAEQILCGRGLVNLYEAICRADGIEPVRVDPAEITEAAMTSSDPQSSEAVQLFATYLGRVAGDLALIFMARGGVYIAGGIFQRLLPIVKAEVLRQAFEDKAPHGALLQGIPLYVITEPLAALTGLATFARSPRFFGIETTGRRWTVSA, from the coding sequence ATGTCCCTGACCCTCGACAGCGGCCAAGCCTTGAAGTTTCCGATCCTGATCGGGGATATCGGCGGCACCAATGCGCGTTTCGCCATTCTCGTCGACGCCTTCGCCGATCCGAAGACCTTTCCGATCGCGCAGACGGCCGACTACCCGACGCTAGACGACGCCATCCAGGCCTGCGTCCTCGACAAGACGTCGCTGCAGCCGAAATCGGCGGTCCTCGCCGTCGCCGGCCCGATCGACGGCAACGAGATCGACCTCACCAATTGTCCCTGGGTGGTGCGCCCGCGCGCCATGCTCGAGACCCTCGGCCTCAGCGAGATCATCGTCCTCAACGATTTCGAGGCGCAGGCGCTGGCCGTCTCCTCGCTGCCGGAGACATCACGCCAGAAGATCGGCGGCGGCGTTCCGCATGAGGGTGCGAGCCGCGTCGTCGTCGGGCCCGGCACCGGCCTCGGCGTCGCCGGTCTCGTCAGGGCGCGCAAGATGTGGATCCCGGTCGCCGGCGAAGGCGGTCATGTCGACCTCGGACCGCGGAGCGAGCGGGATCGGGCCATCTGGCCGCATCTGAAGACGATCGAAGGCCGCGTCTCGGCCGAGCAGATCCTGTGCGGCCGCGGCCTCGTCAACCTCTACGAGGCGATCTGCCGGGCCGACGGGATCGAGCCGGTGCGCGTCGACCCGGCCGAGATCACCGAAGCCGCGATGACCTCGAGCGACCCGCAGTCGTCGGAGGCGGTGCAGCTGTTTGCGACCTATCTCGGCCGCGTCGCGGGCGACCTTGCCCTGATCTTCATGGCGCGCGGCGGCGTCTACATCGCCGGTGGCATCTTCCAGCGCCTCCTGCCGATCGTGAAGGCCGAGGTGCTCCGGCAGGCTTTCGAGGACAAGGCACCCCACGGCGCGCTCCTGCAGGGTATCCCGCTCTACGTCATCACCGAGCCGTTGGCGGCGCTGACGGGGCTTGCCACCTTCGCCCGCTCCCCGCGCTTCTTCGGCATCGAAACGACGGGCCGCCGCTGGACGGTCTCGGCCTGA
- a CDS encoding bifunctional helix-turn-helix domain-containing protein/methylated-DNA--[protein]-cysteine S-methyltransferase, with amino-acid sequence MSSLSAIASVQPRRLPTLHADGANADSSDYGLVRRAIEFISVEYRDQPSLAAIGEAVGLEPEAVQALFQRWAGLSPKAFLQAVTIDHARRLLGEGASLFDAAYDVGMSGPSRLHDLFVKHESMSPGLYKARGAGIEFAYGFDESPFGRALVVATDRGLAGIGFSEGGEDGDAIAFEDMRRRWPMARFTRDDARIGPMAGRVFRPDEWAEDRPLRIVLIGTDFEIRVWQALLAIPVGRAKTYSSVAGEVGLPKAARAVGAAVGRNPISFVVPCHRVVGKSGALTGYHWGIARKRAMLGWEAGLLARE; translated from the coding sequence ATGTCCAGCCTATCCGCCATTGCCTCTGTCCAGCCCCGCCGGCTGCCGACCCTTCATGCCGATGGCGCCAATGCCGACAGTTCGGACTACGGCCTGGTCAGGCGGGCGATCGAGTTCATTTCCGTGGAATACCGCGACCAGCCGTCGCTCGCGGCGATCGGCGAAGCCGTCGGCCTCGAGCCGGAAGCGGTCCAGGCGCTTTTCCAGCGTTGGGCCGGCCTGTCGCCAAAGGCGTTTCTGCAGGCGGTGACGATCGATCACGCGCGCCGGCTCCTCGGCGAGGGTGCATCGCTCTTCGACGCCGCCTACGATGTCGGCATGTCCGGCCCATCCCGGCTGCACGATCTCTTCGTCAAGCACGAGTCGATGTCGCCCGGCCTCTACAAGGCACGCGGTGCCGGGATCGAATTTGCCTATGGTTTCGACGAATCGCCCTTCGGCCGGGCGCTGGTCGTGGCGACCGACAGGGGCCTGGCGGGTATCGGCTTCTCCGAAGGCGGCGAGGACGGCGACGCGATCGCCTTCGAGGATATGCGGCGGCGCTGGCCGATGGCGCGCTTCACCCGCGACGACGCCCGCATCGGGCCAATGGCAGGGCGCGTCTTCCGGCCGGACGAATGGGCGGAAGACCGGCCGCTCCGGATCGTGCTGATCGGGACCGATTTCGAGATCCGCGTCTGGCAGGCGCTGCTGGCGATCCCCGTCGGCCGTGCGAAAACCTATTCGTCGGTCGCCGGCGAGGTCGGCCTGCCCAAGGCGGCGCGGGCGGTGGGAGCGGCGGTCGGCCGCAACCCGATCTCCTTCGTCGTCCCCTGCCACCGGGTGGTCGGCAAGTCGGGGGCGCTGACGGGCTATCACTGGGGCATCGCCCGCAAGCGCGCCATGCTCGGCTGGGAGGCCGGCCTCCTGGCGCGGGAGTGA